One Thunnus albacares chromosome 12, fThuAlb1.1, whole genome shotgun sequence genomic region harbors:
- the serbp1b gene encoding plasminogen activator inhibitor 1 RNA-binding protein isoform X1 has product MPGHLQEGFGCVVTNRFDQLLDDESDPFEILKAAENKKKEGAAAGATKTAAQAAKQPKKESQKDRKNPLLDKKEESQAPVPLKKEGIRRVGRRPDQQGQPGSQHQGGQGEGRPGDKRPDRRPPRERRFEKPTEDKPEGGGEFSADKPSGDRPPRGRGGGRGVRGGRGRGMGRGDGFDSRGKRDFDRHSGNDKSNQKSEEKRSGSGSHNWGNVKDEVSEAEQAPAPETTPEGEEHAPAGSENKENEVEEVKNEGPKEMTLDEWKAMQDKERTKVEFNIRKPNEGADSQWKKGYVLHKSKSEDRPVGALIDASETEAEPPTLYKVPAVPALQATADESSDHHFRKPANDITSQLEINFGDLGRPGRGRGGARGGRGGRGGGGSRTARGGGRSEKASGVSVPNVDDPEAFPALA; this is encoded by the exons ATGCCCGGACACCTGCAAGAAGGCTTCGGCTGCGTCGTGACCAACCGGTTCGACCAGTTATTGGACGATGAGTCCGACCCGTTTGAGATCCTGAAAGCTgcagaaaacaagaagaaggaGGGGGCCGCCGCTGGGGCCACCAAGACCGCGGCTCAAGCTGCCAAGCAGCCGAAGAAGGAGTCACAGAAGGACAGGAAGAACCCGCTGCTCGACAAGAAGGAGGAGAGCCAGGCTCCAGTCCCCCTGAAGAAAGAAG GCATCAGGCGGGTGGGTCGGCGGCCAGACCAGCAGGGTCAGCCTGGTTCCCAGCATCAGGGTGGGCAGGGTGAGGGGCGACCCGGAGACAAGAGGCCGGATCGGAGACCTCCTCGTGAGCGCCGCTTTGAGAAGCCCACCGAGGACAAGCCTGAAGGAGGTGGAGAGTTCTCTGCAGACAA GCCTTCTGGAGACAGGCCCCCAAGAGGGCGTGGTGGCGGCCGGGGTGTGCGTGGTGGAAGAGGTCGGGGTATGGGCCGAGGAGACGGCTTTGACTCCCGTGGGAAACGCGACTTCGACAGACACAGCGGCAATGACAAATC CAATCAGAAAAGTGAGGAGAAGCGCAGCGGCAGCGGCTCACACAACTGGGGCAATGTGAAGGATGAAGTGAG TGAGGCTGAACAGGCTCCAGCTCCTGAGACGACCCCAGAGGGAGAGGAACATGCACCTGCCGGTTCTGAGAACAA GGAGAATGAGGTGGAAGAAGTTAAAAACGAAGGCCCCAAAGAGATGACCCTGGACGAGTGGAAGGCCATGCAGGACAAGGAACGCACCAAGGTGGAGTTCAACATCCGTAAGCCCAACGAAGGAGCCGACAGCCAGTGGAAGAAAGGATACGTTCTGCACAAGTCCAAGAGTGAAGAT aggcCTGTCGGTGCTTTGATTGATGCCTCAGAGACGGAAGCAGAACCACCAACTCTGTACAAGGTGCCTGCAGTTCCCGCTTTG CAGGCCACCGCTGACGAGTCCAGTGACCACCACTTCCGCAAACCAGCCAACGACATCACATCTCAGCTGGAGATCAACTTTGGAGACCTTGGCCGCCCTGGCCGCGGGCGTGGGGGCGCTCGCGGAGGCAGGGGAGGCCGTGGCGGGGGAGGCAGCAGGACAGCACGCGGGGGAGGACGTTCCGAAAAG gCTAGTGGAGTGTCAGTCCCCAATGTGGATGATCCTGAGGCCTTCCCAGCTCTGGCCTAA
- the serbp1b gene encoding plasminogen activator inhibitor 1 RNA-binding protein isoform X4, giving the protein MPGHLQEGFGCVVTNRFDQLLDDESDPFEILKAAENKKKEGAAAGATKTAAQAAKQPKKESQKDRKNPLLDKKEESQAPVPLKKEGIRRVGRRPDQQGQPGSQHQGGQGEGRPGDKRPDRRPPRERRFEKPTEDKPEGGGEFSADKPSGDRPPRGRGGGRGVRGGRGRGMGRGDGFDSRGKRDFDRHSGNDKSNQKSEEKRSGSGSHNWGNVKDEVSEAEQAPAPETTPEGEEHAPAGSENKENEVEEVKNEGPKEMTLDEWKAMQDKERTKVEFNIRKPNEGADSQWKKGYVLHKSKSEDRPVGALIDASETEAEPPTLYKATADESSDHHFRKPANDITSQLEINFGDLGRPGRGRGGARGGRGGRGGGGSRTARGGGRSEKASGVSVPNVDDPEAFPALA; this is encoded by the exons ATGCCCGGACACCTGCAAGAAGGCTTCGGCTGCGTCGTGACCAACCGGTTCGACCAGTTATTGGACGATGAGTCCGACCCGTTTGAGATCCTGAAAGCTgcagaaaacaagaagaaggaGGGGGCCGCCGCTGGGGCCACCAAGACCGCGGCTCAAGCTGCCAAGCAGCCGAAGAAGGAGTCACAGAAGGACAGGAAGAACCCGCTGCTCGACAAGAAGGAGGAGAGCCAGGCTCCAGTCCCCCTGAAGAAAGAAG GCATCAGGCGGGTGGGTCGGCGGCCAGACCAGCAGGGTCAGCCTGGTTCCCAGCATCAGGGTGGGCAGGGTGAGGGGCGACCCGGAGACAAGAGGCCGGATCGGAGACCTCCTCGTGAGCGCCGCTTTGAGAAGCCCACCGAGGACAAGCCTGAAGGAGGTGGAGAGTTCTCTGCAGACAA GCCTTCTGGAGACAGGCCCCCAAGAGGGCGTGGTGGCGGCCGGGGTGTGCGTGGTGGAAGAGGTCGGGGTATGGGCCGAGGAGACGGCTTTGACTCCCGTGGGAAACGCGACTTCGACAGACACAGCGGCAATGACAAATC CAATCAGAAAAGTGAGGAGAAGCGCAGCGGCAGCGGCTCACACAACTGGGGCAATGTGAAGGATGAAGTGAG TGAGGCTGAACAGGCTCCAGCTCCTGAGACGACCCCAGAGGGAGAGGAACATGCACCTGCCGGTTCTGAGAACAA GGAGAATGAGGTGGAAGAAGTTAAAAACGAAGGCCCCAAAGAGATGACCCTGGACGAGTGGAAGGCCATGCAGGACAAGGAACGCACCAAGGTGGAGTTCAACATCCGTAAGCCCAACGAAGGAGCCGACAGCCAGTGGAAGAAAGGATACGTTCTGCACAAGTCCAAGAGTGAAGAT aggcCTGTCGGTGCTTTGATTGATGCCTCAGAGACGGAAGCAGAACCACCAACTCTGTACAAG GCCACCGCTGACGAGTCCAGTGACCACCACTTCCGCAAACCAGCCAACGACATCACATCTCAGCTGGAGATCAACTTTGGAGACCTTGGCCGCCCTGGCCGCGGGCGTGGGGGCGCTCGCGGAGGCAGGGGAGGCCGTGGCGGGGGAGGCAGCAGGACAGCACGCGGGGGAGGACGTTCCGAAAAG gCTAGTGGAGTGTCAGTCCCCAATGTGGATGATCCTGAGGCCTTCCCAGCTCTGGCCTAA
- the serbp1b gene encoding plasminogen activator inhibitor 1 RNA-binding protein isoform X2, whose protein sequence is MPGHLQEGFGCVVTNRFDQLLDDESDPFEILKAAENKKKEGAAAGATKTAAQAAKQPKKESQKDRKNPLLDKKEESQAPVPLKKEGIRRVGRRPDQQGQPGSQHQGGQGEGRPGDKRPDRRPPRERRFEKPTEDKPEGGGEFSADKPSGDRPPRGRGGGRGVRGGRGRGMGRGDGFDSRGKRDFDRHSGNDKSNQKSEEKRSGSGSHNWGNVKDEVSEAEQAPAPETTPEGEEHAPAGSENKENEVEEVKNEGPKEMTLDEWKAMQDKERTKVEFNIRKPNEGADSQWKKGYVLHKSKSEDRPVGALIDASETEAEPPTLYKVPAVPALATADESSDHHFRKPANDITSQLEINFGDLGRPGRGRGGARGGRGGRGGGGSRTARGGGRSEKASGVSVPNVDDPEAFPALA, encoded by the exons ATGCCCGGACACCTGCAAGAAGGCTTCGGCTGCGTCGTGACCAACCGGTTCGACCAGTTATTGGACGATGAGTCCGACCCGTTTGAGATCCTGAAAGCTgcagaaaacaagaagaaggaGGGGGCCGCCGCTGGGGCCACCAAGACCGCGGCTCAAGCTGCCAAGCAGCCGAAGAAGGAGTCACAGAAGGACAGGAAGAACCCGCTGCTCGACAAGAAGGAGGAGAGCCAGGCTCCAGTCCCCCTGAAGAAAGAAG GCATCAGGCGGGTGGGTCGGCGGCCAGACCAGCAGGGTCAGCCTGGTTCCCAGCATCAGGGTGGGCAGGGTGAGGGGCGACCCGGAGACAAGAGGCCGGATCGGAGACCTCCTCGTGAGCGCCGCTTTGAGAAGCCCACCGAGGACAAGCCTGAAGGAGGTGGAGAGTTCTCTGCAGACAA GCCTTCTGGAGACAGGCCCCCAAGAGGGCGTGGTGGCGGCCGGGGTGTGCGTGGTGGAAGAGGTCGGGGTATGGGCCGAGGAGACGGCTTTGACTCCCGTGGGAAACGCGACTTCGACAGACACAGCGGCAATGACAAATC CAATCAGAAAAGTGAGGAGAAGCGCAGCGGCAGCGGCTCACACAACTGGGGCAATGTGAAGGATGAAGTGAG TGAGGCTGAACAGGCTCCAGCTCCTGAGACGACCCCAGAGGGAGAGGAACATGCACCTGCCGGTTCTGAGAACAA GGAGAATGAGGTGGAAGAAGTTAAAAACGAAGGCCCCAAAGAGATGACCCTGGACGAGTGGAAGGCCATGCAGGACAAGGAACGCACCAAGGTGGAGTTCAACATCCGTAAGCCCAACGAAGGAGCCGACAGCCAGTGGAAGAAAGGATACGTTCTGCACAAGTCCAAGAGTGAAGAT aggcCTGTCGGTGCTTTGATTGATGCCTCAGAGACGGAAGCAGAACCACCAACTCTGTACAAGGTGCCTGCAGTTCCCGCTTTG GCCACCGCTGACGAGTCCAGTGACCACCACTTCCGCAAACCAGCCAACGACATCACATCTCAGCTGGAGATCAACTTTGGAGACCTTGGCCGCCCTGGCCGCGGGCGTGGGGGCGCTCGCGGAGGCAGGGGAGGCCGTGGCGGGGGAGGCAGCAGGACAGCACGCGGGGGAGGACGTTCCGAAAAG gCTAGTGGAGTGTCAGTCCCCAATGTGGATGATCCTGAGGCCTTCCCAGCTCTGGCCTAA
- the serbp1b gene encoding plasminogen activator inhibitor 1 RNA-binding protein isoform X3 has protein sequence MPGHLQEGFGCVVTNRFDQLLDDESDPFEILKAAENKKKEGAAAGATKTAAQAAKQPKKESQKDRKNPLLDKKEESQAPVPLKKEGIRRVGRRPDQQGQPGSQHQGGQGEGRPGDKRPDRRPPRERRFEKPTEDKPEGGGEFSADKPSGDRPPRGRGGGRGVRGGRGRGMGRGDGFDSRGKRDFDRHSGNDKSNQKSEEKRSGSGSHNWGNVKDEVSEAEQAPAPETTPEGEEHAPAGSENKENEVEEVKNEGPKEMTLDEWKAMQDKERTKVEFNIRKPNEGADSQWKKGYVLHKSKSEDRPVGALIDASETEAEPPTLYKQATADESSDHHFRKPANDITSQLEINFGDLGRPGRGRGGARGGRGGRGGGGSRTARGGGRSEKASGVSVPNVDDPEAFPALA, from the exons ATGCCCGGACACCTGCAAGAAGGCTTCGGCTGCGTCGTGACCAACCGGTTCGACCAGTTATTGGACGATGAGTCCGACCCGTTTGAGATCCTGAAAGCTgcagaaaacaagaagaaggaGGGGGCCGCCGCTGGGGCCACCAAGACCGCGGCTCAAGCTGCCAAGCAGCCGAAGAAGGAGTCACAGAAGGACAGGAAGAACCCGCTGCTCGACAAGAAGGAGGAGAGCCAGGCTCCAGTCCCCCTGAAGAAAGAAG GCATCAGGCGGGTGGGTCGGCGGCCAGACCAGCAGGGTCAGCCTGGTTCCCAGCATCAGGGTGGGCAGGGTGAGGGGCGACCCGGAGACAAGAGGCCGGATCGGAGACCTCCTCGTGAGCGCCGCTTTGAGAAGCCCACCGAGGACAAGCCTGAAGGAGGTGGAGAGTTCTCTGCAGACAA GCCTTCTGGAGACAGGCCCCCAAGAGGGCGTGGTGGCGGCCGGGGTGTGCGTGGTGGAAGAGGTCGGGGTATGGGCCGAGGAGACGGCTTTGACTCCCGTGGGAAACGCGACTTCGACAGACACAGCGGCAATGACAAATC CAATCAGAAAAGTGAGGAGAAGCGCAGCGGCAGCGGCTCACACAACTGGGGCAATGTGAAGGATGAAGTGAG TGAGGCTGAACAGGCTCCAGCTCCTGAGACGACCCCAGAGGGAGAGGAACATGCACCTGCCGGTTCTGAGAACAA GGAGAATGAGGTGGAAGAAGTTAAAAACGAAGGCCCCAAAGAGATGACCCTGGACGAGTGGAAGGCCATGCAGGACAAGGAACGCACCAAGGTGGAGTTCAACATCCGTAAGCCCAACGAAGGAGCCGACAGCCAGTGGAAGAAAGGATACGTTCTGCACAAGTCCAAGAGTGAAGAT aggcCTGTCGGTGCTTTGATTGATGCCTCAGAGACGGAAGCAGAACCACCAACTCTGTACAAG CAGGCCACCGCTGACGAGTCCAGTGACCACCACTTCCGCAAACCAGCCAACGACATCACATCTCAGCTGGAGATCAACTTTGGAGACCTTGGCCGCCCTGGCCGCGGGCGTGGGGGCGCTCGCGGAGGCAGGGGAGGCCGTGGCGGGGGAGGCAGCAGGACAGCACGCGGGGGAGGACGTTCCGAAAAG gCTAGTGGAGTGTCAGTCCCCAATGTGGATGATCCTGAGGCCTTCCCAGCTCTGGCCTAA
- the LOC122994673 gene encoding 3-keto-steroid reductase/17-beta-hydroxysteroid dehydrogenase 7-like, producing the protein MERVVLVTGANSGIGLALCDRLLTVDSQLRLCLACRNMQRAQAARSALLTSHTDAHVDIVHLDVGSVQSVLTAAQEVKARYGRIDFLYLNAGIMPNPQVDIKALFKGLFSRNVINMFATAEGLLTQQDRLNSDGLQEVFATNLFGHFLLIRELEPLLCQPSHTSRVVWTSSSNARRSAFSIEDIQHRDGTEPYSSSKYASDMLSLALNRHKNSQGLFSSVICPGLVMTNLTYGILPSFFWTLLMPIMWLIRVFTNTFTLTPYNGAEALHWLFLQKSESLDPRAKYHSLTSGLGTNYTQPRQMDIDDGMSEVLYEKLLELEKEVRRKLTERNIE; encoded by the exons ATGGAGAGAGTTGTCCTGGTAACTGGCGCCAACAG tGGCATCGGCCTGGCCTTGTGTGACAGGCTGCTCACTGTGGACAGCCAGCTTCGGCTTTGTCTGGCCTGCAGAAACATGCAGCGGGCTCAGGCTGCCCGCTCCGCCCTCCTGACCTCTCACACAGATGCCCATGTGGACATAGTGCACCTTGATGTGGGCTCTGTGCAGTCAGTGCTCACTGCTGCACAGGAAGTCAAGGCCAG GTACGGCAGAATTGACTTTCTATATCTAAATGCGGGAATTATGCCCAATCCACAAGTGGATATCAAAGCCTTATTCAAAGGCCTGTTTTCCAG GAATGTCATCAACATGTTTGCGACAGCAGAGGGTCTCTTAACTCAACAGGATCGCCTCAACTCAGATGGCCTGCAGGAAGTTTTTGCCACTAACCTCTTTGGTCATTTTCTCCTG ATTAGGGAGTTGGAGCCTCTGCTGTGTCAACCAAGTCACACATCAAGGGTAGTGTGGACCTCCTCGAGTAACGCCCGCCGCTCTGCCTTCAGCATCGAGGACATACAGCACAGAGATGGGACGGAGCCTTACAGCTCCTCCAAGTACGCCTCAGACATGCTCAGCCTGGCGCTCAACAGACACAAGAACAGCCAG GGGCTTTTCTCCTCTGTGATCTGCCCTGGGCTGGTGATGACCAATCTGACCTATGGTATCCTCCCCTCCTTCTTCTGGACTCTCCTCATGCCCATCATGTGGCTG ATTAGAGTCTTCACCAatacattcacactcacaccgTACAATGGAGCAGAGGCACTG CACTGGCTGTTTCTTCAAAAGTCAGAGTCTTTGGACCCGAGGGCAAAGTATCACAGTTTAACATCGGGACTTGGAACTAACTACACTCAGCCTCGACAG ATGGACATTGATGATGGCATGTCAGAGGTGCTTTATGAGAAACTTCTTGAACTTGAGAAAGAGGTCAGAAGGAAACTGACTGAAAGAAATATAGAGTAG
- the LOC122993726 gene encoding discoidin domain-containing receptor 2-like, producing MEVQQITHHLVFILLAATVRSQVNPEMCRYPLGMTGGQIQDEDISASSQWSESTAAKFGRLDFDNGDGDGAWCPDIMSEPDGLKEYLQVDLRSLHFITLVGTQGRHADGMGNEFAQRYRIKYSRDGNNWVGWHDRKGRQVIEGNRNAYDVVLKDLEPPIIARFVRFMPVTDHSMIVCMRVELYGCEWLDGLVSYSIPDGHQMIYRGLDVYFNDSVYDGASAESSSIQPFTRLTKGLGQLTDGTWGLDDFLHSHMYSMWPGYDYVGWSNKSIPKGYVEMTFEFDHVRNFTSMKVHCNNMFSRGVRMFRQATCYFRSGSEWEADPVSFRPTVDRVSQSARFVTVPLGDRTASAIKCRFHFSDLWMLFSEVAFQSGSAVYNTSLTPRKHGHPTNILPGDDPTHKVDDSNTRILIGCLVAIIAILSAIIVIILWRQVWQKMLEKASRRILDDELTARLAVQTQAFSFHHSSLSSESGSTTNSTYERIFPLCSDYQEPSRLIRKLPEFAQSTEHLGPSTSCRALAAGGSDSAPHYAEADIISLQESSDSSTYSITAVNMNLFAGTDSSMREFPRHKLTFKEKLGEGQFGEVHLCEAEGMQDFLDEDLSIEGNNESPLLVAVKTLREDANKNARNDFLKEIRIMSRLRDPNIVRLLAVCVDTDPLCMITEYMENGDLNQFLCNLRLKEAADEDKTGQEEKQEKSMVSYSKLIGMAVQIASGMKYLSSLNFVHRDLATRNCLVGKNYTIKIADFGMSRNLYRGDYYRIQGRAVLPIRWMSWESILLGKFTMASDVWAFGVTLWEILTLCKKQPYSQLSDEQVIENTGEFFRDQGKQVYLPKPPCCPDRVYNDLMLSCWRRNAKQRPSFQEIHSRLMESLA from the exons ATGGAGGTTCAGCAGATCACACACCACCTCGTCTTTATCCTGCTGGCTGCTACAGTAAGATCTCAAGTCAACCCAG AAATGTGTCGCTATCCTCTCGGTATGACCGGTGGGCAGATTCAGGATGAGGACATCTCTGCTTCCAGTCAGTGGTCTGAGTCAACTGCTGCAAAATTTGGCAG actTGACTTTGACAACGGAGACGGGGATGGTGCCTGGTGCCCTGACATCATGTCAGAGCCCGACGGCCTCAAAGAGTATCTCCAGGTGGATCTGCGGTCACTGCACTTCATCACGCTGGTGGGCACACAAGGTCGCCATGCCGACGGCATGGGTAACGAGTTCGCCCAGAGATACAGGATCAAGTACAGCCGTGACGGCAACAACTGGGTGGGCTGGCATGATAGGAAGGGAAGACAG GTCATCGAGGGGAACAGGAATGCGTATGATGTGGTGCTGAAGGATCTGGAGCCTCCCATCATAGCTCGTTTTGTGCGCTTTATGCCAGTGACAGACCACTCCATGATTGTGTGTATGAGAGTGGAGCTCTACGGCTGTGAATGGCTGG ATGGCCTGGTGTCTTACAGCATCCCAGATGGGCACCAAATGATCTACAGAGGCCTGGATGTCTACTTTAATGACTCTGTGTATGATGGTGCATCAGCTGAAAG tTCTTCCATCCAGCCCTTTACTAGACTCACAAAGGGGCTCGGCCAGCTGACAGATGGTACCTGGGGTCTGGATGATTTCCTTCACAgccacatgtacagtatgtggccAGGGTACGACTATGTGGGCTGGAGCAACAAGAGCATCCCCAAAGGTTACGTAGAGATGACCTTTGAGTTTGACCACGTCCGAAACTTCACTTCCATGAAG GTTCACTGTAATAACATGTTTAGTCGAGGGGTGAGGATGTTCAGACAGGCCACCTGTTACTTCCGGTCAGGATCAGAATGGGAGGCAGACCCTGTGTCCTTCAGGCCTACTGTCGATCGTGTGAGCCAAAGCGCCCGTTTTGTCACCGTGCCCCTCGGGGACCGCACAGCCAGCGCCATCAAGTGCCGTTTCCACTTCAGTGACCTTTGGATGCTGTTCAGTGAGGTGGCCTTCCAGTCAG GCTCAGCAGTGTACAATACATCTCTGACTCCTCGCAAACATGGACACCCAACAAACATACTACCAG GGGATGATCCTACTCATAAAGTGGATGACAGCAATACCAGGATCTTGATTGGCTGCTTGGTGGCTATTATTGCCATCCTCTCAGCTATCATAGTCATCATCCTGTGGCGGCAAGTCTGGCAGAAGATGCTTGAGAAG GCATCCCGTCGCATCCTGGATGATGAACTCACAGCTCGTCTTGCAGTCCAGACTCAGGCCTTCTCCTTCCACCACTCCTCTCTGTCCAGCGAAAGTGGCTCCACCACCAACTCCACCTACGAGAGAATCTTCCCCCTCTGCTCCGACTACCAGGAGCCCTCACGCCTTATCAGGAAACTGCCCGAGTTTGCTCAATCCACAGAACACCTGG GACCAAGCACCTCCTGTAGAGCCCTTGCAGCCGGTGGCTCAGACAGTGCCCCCCACTATGCGGAGGCAGACATCATCAGCCTGCAGGAGTCCTCGGACAGCAGCACCTACTCCATCACGGCTGTCAACATGAATCTCTTCGCTGGCACCGATTCATCCATGAGAGAGTTCCCCAGACACAAGCTCACCTTCAAGGAGAAACTGGGAGAGGGCCAGTTTGGAGAA GTGCACTTGTGTGAGGCAGAGGGCATGCAGGACTTTTTGGATGAGGATTTGTCTATAGAGGGAAATAATGAGTCACCTCTGCTGGTTGCTGTTAAAACACTGCGAGAAGACGCCAACAAGAATGCAAG GAACGACTTCCTGAAGGAGATTCGAATCATGTCTCGTCTGAGGGACCCCAACATTGTCCGCTTGCTGGCAGTGTGTGTGGACACAGACCCTCTGTGTATGATCACTGAATACATGGAAAACGGAGACCTCAACCAGTTCCTCTGTAATCTCAGGCTAAAAGAGGCTGCTGATGAAGACAAGACGGGAcaagaggagaaacaggagaAGAGTATGGTCAG CTACAGTAAATTGATAGGCATGGCCGTGCAGATTGCATCTGGTATGAAGTACTTGTCCTCTCTCAACTTTGTCCACCGTGATCTGGCCACCCGCAACTGCTTGGTGGGTAAGAACTACACCATAAAGATTGCAGATTTTGGCATGAGTCGCAACCTGTACCGCGGGGACTACTACCGGATCCAGGGCCGAGCCGTCCTGCCCATTCGCTGGATGTCGTGGGAGAGCATCCTACTG GGTAAGTTCACCATGGCCAGTGACGTGTGGGCATTTGGGGTGACTCTGTGGGAGATTCTGACTCTGTGCAAGAAGCAGCCCTACTCCCAGCTCTCTGACGAGCAGGTCATTGAAAACACAGGCGAGTTCTTCAGGGACCAGGGCAAGCAG GTCTACCTGCCAAAGCCTCCCTGTTGTCCTGATAGAGTGTACAATGATCTGATGctgagctgctggaggagaaacGCCAAGCAGAGGCCAAGCTTTCAGGAAATACACAGTCGGCTGATGGAGAGCCTGGCGTAG